CGTGGAACGCAGCAAAACAAATTCCAGTAAGGGCTATTTGAACGGATAAGTGAAGTCGGAGCTGGACATGTCTCAGGATGATATCACCTATCACGTAGTGAGAAGCGCCAAGCGACGTCGAACACTCATGCTCAAAATAGAACGGGACGGCAGGGTGGTCATGCATGTTCCCCACCATACAACGGAAGGAGAAATAAGAAAATTCTTCGAGCAAAAGCACGCATGGGTTCAAACAAAGCTTCAGGAAAGGGCAAAAGACCTCGAGACATTAGAGAGCGAGAGACGATACGTTACAGGAGAGAAATTTCTCTACCTTGGGCAGAAGTATCCCCTTGAGCTTCGAGAGGCAAGCGGCAGAAGGTCGGGCCTTGCCCTTTCCCACGGTGTATTCTACCTTGAGAAGAACCACAAGAAACAGGGCAGGGATCTTTTTGTGGAGTGGTATAAAGAGAGGGCGCGCGAGATATTTCCCGAGCGAGTCAACTACTACAGCAGGAAATTTAAACTCTACCCTCAAGAGGTGAGAATCACGGGCGCAAAAACCCGCTATGGATCATGTACCGCGGACAATAAGTTGTACTTCAGCTTCAGGCTTGTCATGGCGCCCTATCCCATGATCGACTATGTCATCGCCCATGAACTGGCGCATATCAAGGTCAAGAACCATTCGCGGCGTTTCTGGAATTATATGGAAGAAATCATGCCAGGCTATAAGAAATATAAGGACTGGCTCAGAGTGAACAGCGCTTCGCTCGACATTTGAGGATGGGACCTCTAAACGGGACATGGAATGAATCCACTTTTTCTGATATGATCTGTGGGATTAGTTGAAGAGGGAAGGCCGTGAGCAAGAAACTGTTCCTATCATCAGTTCTATTCCCTGTTCTCATACTCTTGGCGAGCGGTTCCGTCTTTACCGCCCCAGCCCAAAAATCAAAGACCGCCACGCAGCAAAAAAGTGGCAAAATTGTCATCGAATACGTTTCTTTTCCTGATGTGTTCAAACAGTATGACGTATACCCCTGGGAGACAATGAACGTAGAAGATTTTCGTGAGGCCTACAAGGAAATGCTCGGCCCGAAGAGGCGTGAAGAATGGGTAGGCTCCCTTACGGGGACGGGGGACCGAAACAGAATGATCCACGTGTTTAGCGAGCATATCCTGCTTATAACCGGTTGCAAGCCCTACGCATGCGACACGAGCCAGCTGATCGTTCTTTTCAGTCCTCTCAGCAAAAAATGTTTTGCCCTTTCAGCTACAGAGGGTAAGTTCGAATGGCTCGGAAATCCTGATGAAAGGACAAAGAACCTCCTCAAGGTCCTGCTTGTGGAGGAATTCAGGGAGGCGTACAAGGCCAGGTGAATGGGCGTTCCCGTGTGAAATCCGGTCCGATGTTTTGAAGAGATACTGCAGTGTATGTGACATCGACTATAACAGGAGGCTGTAATGAAGAGATCTCTCGCTATTTTGATTGTCGTTGGAATGGTCATAACGTTCGAAGCCACGATAACCCTGGCGCAAGATACGACAAAAAGCAAGACGGGTCAGGAAGAATATATGAGCTCCTGTGCATCGTGCCATCCGAACGGCGGCAATGTGGGGAGACCGGCGAAACCGGTCAAAGGATCTGACCGGTTAAAGAACTTTCAGTCATTGCAGGCATGGATACGCAAGCCTAGCTCAGGCATGCCCAGTTTTCCTGCCTCCAGGATGTCAGATGAACAGGCGCAGAAACTCTATGACTATATCTTGAGCGCTTCAAAGGACGAGTGGAAGTAAAAGAGTTCGGTTACGTGCGCCAGCGTTGAAGCGGCCCTTCTCCCCAGGATTCAAATGTCGATTGAGACATCGTTCAAAACTCCGATGCTCCGCGAGACAGAGCAGAGTTTGTGAGTTTCACAAGACCACAATTATCTCTCGAGGTTTTTGACGACCAGGTTATTGATGCTCGGACACGCCTCGAATATCCCGCTTGACAGAGACGAATATTGACCTTATAGGTACCTTGTAGGTTGTGCAGATGTTGCATTTTCCAATGGAGGTGCCGTATGAAGAAAGCTATTTCAGCCACGCTTGTAGTCGGTTTTCTATTGATTCTTATTTCGGCTTGTGCGTCCACAACGGGGAGAACAGCCGGTGAGATCGTGGACGATACAACAATTGCCAACACGATCAGGGCTAAGATTGTAGAGGACAAGGAACTGAGCATTTTGAAAGTCAGTACCGATGTCTTCAACGGTAACGTCACACTCACGGGGGCAGTGCCGAGCCGGGATGCTGAGGATCGGCTCATCGCGCTTGCTCGTGGCGTCAAAGGGGTAAAGTCCGTGACGAGCAATCTTACGATCCAGAACAAATGAGGTGTTGGAACGTTATAGCTCTTTATGCTCAAGAACGGGGACGGCGGATGCCAAACCATGAGGAAGTAAAGTTCACACAACGCTTGACAGGTTCTCATTCGCAGCTTACGGTTCCTATTGTGCTCGATGCGACGCAAAGACCGGAGAAGATCACGCAGGGATTATTGTTGCGGAGAACAGGAAATATCCCGTGCGCGCTCCCCCGAAACTTCTTGACATGTCGAGCCAGACAAAGCGTTTAAATCCAAGAGGAGGCAGACCATGAAGAAAATTACCGGTAAGTGGGATGGGCCTGTTACACGTGCGATCATCGCCATGCTCTTAGCCTTCGTGCTTCTCGCACTTCCTGGACCTTTGTGCGCCGCTTCTAGCAGTTCGACGTCCATGGGCCCGGCTGGGGGCTCAAAGACCGACCGCGTAGAGGCACGCATCACAGAGCTTCATGCCAAGCTCAAGATCACCGATGCCCAGGAACCGTTGTGGAGGAATGTGGCCGAGACCATGAGAGACAACGAGAGGACCATGGAGGACCTCATCAGGGCGAGATCTGAAAAAGTGGCCATGACCGCGGTCGACGATCTGAAATCCTATAGTGCAATTGCCGAGGCCCATGCGGACGGCATAAGGAAATTTATACCCGTCTTCGAGGCGCTCTACAATAGCATGTCTGATGACCAGAAGAAGATCGCCGATATGTTATTCCGGCATCATCACTCTCGCATGAAGGCAAAGGCAAAAACCAAATGAATCGAAAGAGTGTCAGGCGATTTGGCCAAAGCTAAAGACCCCGTTTTGCGTGGGAATCATAGGGCGGAGGAGGACAACATGGGAACCTCGAAATTACGAGCAACGAAGTTCGGCTCTATTTTCGGCAGGATTTTGGCGATGCTTGTTGTTACTGCAATGATCACAGGTGTGACAGCCATACCATCGGCGGGTGATGACAGGCGTGACGGATACCGTGATCACCGGCGTTACGAACGAGGCTGGCGGGAGCATCGACCCCCCCGCTACTATCCGGCTCCAGTCTATGCACCTCCTCCGGTTGTGTATTCGCCGTACCCCTACCAGTCGCCGGGCATTACGCTGGTCTTTCCCTTTCATATTCGATAGCGGGCGCCCACGCGGCGTAGGTGATGCCTCGATACAACCGGCCGCGGGTTCGCGAGAAGGATGAGAAGCCGTCCATTGTTTTCAGCGGGTAATAGCGAAACTGATCTATTATGGTATGGATACCGAGGGAGGCAAAGATGAAGAGAATAGTTGTGCTGGTGATGGCATGCATTGCGATGGTTGTGTCGCTCGGTGGCTGCGTCTGGTGGGGATACGATGGACGAGACAGAGACAGAGACGGAGGTTATGGCAGGGGCGGACATGAAGAAGGGCGGGGGGAACATGATCATGAAGGCGGCGGAAGGGAAGGTGGCCGGCCCGACAGGTATTAGACGTGAAGCTAAGGCCGGGCTTTGCCATACATCACTCACGGGGAGCCGGTCATAGATGATCTTTATGGAGGTGCGTTATGGCAAAGAAATACGTTACCTGGTACCTTGTGCTTTCAATGATGATTTTGGGCGTGGCGCCACGCGTAGAAGCGGCCTTCTCACCCTCGGAGACGCTGAAGTTCACGGGTATGGCGTGCGCGGCCGATATTGAGACGATCCGAGCCGCCCTGGAAAACAAGATCGTAAGCCAGAGACTCAAAGACCTCGGGTTTAGTAGCGAGGAGATTGCCTCAAGACTATCTCAACTTGACGACCGGCAACTGCACGACACAGCCAAGAAGATTGACGACTTGAGGGTCGGCAAAGACGCCGGTGTCGGGGTGCTCATTGCCGTCCTTATCATCGTTCTGATCGTTGTTCTGGTACTGCAGATGTCGGGACGAAGAATAAGGGTTACCAGGTAACCTTATCCAAGGCATTGAAAGCTTCATAAAGCCCGTTTGTTGCGGTGAAGCAGGAGCTTGCACTCGCAGAGTAGCTCGTAGCGAAATTTGCCTCAATAATGTGTTCCCCCATCTCACCGATAAGGCCGAGGCAAGGACCTTGACCCGCAAATCACGACGCCGTGATCGAGGTTGTCGAAGGAGATTAATCGCACGTGGGATATACATCGACACGGTTGTCGATTAATTCGCGATAAATCGACACGGTTGTCGATTATTCTGCCCCTGGTATTCTGAAATATCTAATGATGTTCGATTGTTGAGAACGGCATGGCCATTGCACAGTGATGGTCAGTATGGAAGAGGACAAAGATATATCGCCAGGAAGGCACTCAAGAAGTACCGAACCCCACAGGGCCGGGCAGAATCATGATCATGAATCGAGCAACAGCAAGATGATTGTGACAATAATGGACCGAGGTAAGATTCAAAGAAAAACGTATCTTGGTCTTAACGGTTTTCCTCGCATTTACTACTGCCCGGTCCTCTCTTTGTTTGATGATGATGTAATCGATAGAGCCAAAGAACTCAAGGAGGTATCGTAATGAAAAAGCTACTGGTAGTGATTGCGGTGGTTGTAGTTGCTATTGCAGCCATTGTATTCTCGGTTTTCGCTGCTCCCGCTGATCAGGCGTCCCCGGCCGGGATGGGCGCGTGGCGAGGCGGACCCGCAGGGGAAGAGGGCGCCTATCACGGCGGTCCTTTTCAGCATAAGGACATGCGGTCGCGCCTCAATCTCACAAAGGACCAGATGGACAAGATGCGTGATATCAGGACCCGTTATCACAAGGAAACCCGTGATATGAGGTACGAGCTCGCTCAAAAGAGACTTGAAATGCACAAATTGTTTACGGATCCTAAGACCGACGACGCGACGCTTCTCGCCAAACAGAAGGAGCTGAGCGTGCTCAGGGCCAGGCTTTCTGACAAAATGGCCGAGATGAGTATCGAGATGAGAAGGGTTTTTACACCGGACCAACTCGAGAAGCTCGACAGTTTCCCTTTAAATCGTCACCACGGTTGGCGCTAGGGGAGTGAACATCATAAAGGGAGATGGTATATGAAAAGAGTTGTTACCTTCTGTTTGATGCTACTTGTGTGTGGATTCTCGAGCGTTGTCCGGGCTTCTGATGGTTACAATACTCAGAAAGGCGCCGTCATAGGCGCCCTCGGAGGTGCACTGGCCGGCCAGGCGATCGGTCGCAACACGGCTGGCACCCTTATAGGCGCAGCGTCAGGGGCGCTCATAGGCGCTGTGGCCGGAAATGCCATGGACCAGAATCGGACGGATACACGCCTTGCCCAGGTATCGAGGCCCATGAATGCGCCTCCTCCGCCTTCCGATCAGCCTCCCGGCGAGTGGGTCGAAGTTCCCGGGCAGTGGGTGAACGGGCAGTGGGTGCCGCCGCACAGAACGTGGGTGCCGGTGAATCCGGGTGGCGCCGGGGCCGCGGTGGCAGTTCCACAGGGCGCTTTCCCCCCTGCATATGTGATAGAGACGCCGCCGACGGTGGTTCCCATACCGGGGTCTTACGTTTACTATGTTCCGGACATCGGGGTAGATATCTTCTTCTACCACGGCTACTGGTATCGTCCCTACGGGGGTCACTGGTACAGAGGTGCAGGATATAATGGACCATGGGTATACGTCGGCGCCCGAGCGGTTCCTCCGCCTATCATCGGCATTCCTCCCGACTACCGCAGGGTAATGCCCCCGGGTTACCGGCCGGTGCCATACATAGAACTGCAGGGGAACTGGAGAAGATGGGAAAGGGAGAGACACTGGGATCATCACCGGTGAAGCCGCTATGACGTGGGGTGAGGCTATGACAGAGATTTCTTCACGCATAAGCGACGTTCTGCGCAGTATCATTTCGGTGATAAGAGAATCAAGGAGGCATCCATGAAAAAAAGGAGTCTTGTAATTGTTATCGTTGCCCTCATCGGCATCTCTCTTGCTCTTTCAACTCCGAGCCAGGCCAGAGGCTTCAGAGGCGGCTGGGGTTGGTGGGGAGCCGGAGCATTCGCGGGCGGGATCCTTCTCGGCACTGCGATAGCCAGGCCCCGGTACTATGCGCCGGCACCCGTGTATGTCTACCCTCAACCGACGGTTGTCTACGCGGCGCCTCAACCCGTGTATGTTCCCAATCAGGCTTATGCTTACCCTGATTCGGCTGCTGCCTCAGGTACGGGCGGCGCCCTCGGACCGGGACAATGGGTCGAGGTGCCGGGCCAATATGTAAGCGGCAGATGGGTTGCGCCCCACAGAGTGTGGGTGCCTGATCATCCTTAATCGTTCGGTTTAACGCGAGACGCCTCTTTTGCGCACAGGTTGGTGCCGTAAGGGGCGTCGAACGCCCTTTATCTGGTTCTTGATATGGTCCGGATTTCCCATTACCAGGCTCACCATGTGTCTTCTTATCTTTTTTACCATCACAGATATGGCCGTAAGCTCAGGCTCATTGAGACAATATGTTAATTCTCTCTCAACCGGCGCGATCTTTCTCAAAGATTCAAGGATGTACTTGAGTCCGTCCGTGGTAATGAAGACCTGAACAACACGGCGGTCGCGCTTCCCCCGGTTTCTTGCCACAAGACCCTCTTTTTCAAGATTGTTGAGAATGGTCGTCGCGTTCTGTTTGGGTCGCAGAAGATTTCTTGCCAGTTCACTCGGCGCGATGCCTTTATCGGAGAGGGCAAGGTTGATAAGAACACCCATCTTCAGCCAGTTAACCTCATCTTTCAAAGCTATGTTGACATATCGGTTGATTACGTCGGAAAGCATCATGAGCCTCGTGAAATGGCAGGACGAAAGCTCAGTTACGCAATCCCCGGCAAGCTTTTCGCTCGCTCTTCTCAGTCTCATTCGCACCTCTTAGGGATTAAGTTTCTTAGCGAGGATATCTCGCCAGGCCATCAATCTTATCACACTTTTATTTGTCGAGCTAAAAAAAGCGTTTGTGTAAGTCCATGCTTATTAAGCCCCTCTGGCCGCCTATTCCATCACATATAACCTTGACAGCGCCCGTTTCGATACGGTAACATAAAGTTACCGTATGATCCACACAAATTATCATACAGCTCGTTCCGGTTGTCGAGGATCTATAATTTGTCAAGTGGCGTGGGTTTTTCCTGAAGGTGACAGAATATTATCCACCTGTTGATTGGAGAGAAAAGGAGAGCTAAAGCCAGGCAATGAACGCTCACTGTCATCAGTGGGATGGAAGGTGACGAAGAGAATGTTGACCATGCTTGCCGTAGGAGATTTGATACTTGGAGGTCCGGAGCCTGATTTGTGTTTTGAGCTGGCTCGCCCTACGCTAACGGGGGCAGATATTCTTATCGGACAGGGAGAGGCGCCGTTCACATCGCGCAGCATAGACAAGTATTATGTAGAAGTACCCACGGAGATTTTCGCCACACCTTCGTGCGATCCGGCTAATATGAGAGCGCTGGCGAACGCAGGTTTTCATATCATCACGCTCGCCGGAAACCACATCTGGGATTCGGGGGCGCCCGGCATCCAAGACACCGTGCACGGACTTCGCGACCTTGGTATCACCACCATCGGAGCAGGTATGAATATAGGCGAGGCAAGACGCCCGGCAATCGTTGAGCGTGAGGGGACTATTTTTGGTTTTCTCAACTATAACTGCACCGGGCCTAAGGCCACATGGGCTACGCCGGAAAAACCAGGCTGCGCTTACATCCACGTGGTTGCGGCTTACGAACTGGAGCACCCGACCCCCGGGGCGGCCCCCACGGTTTACACCTTCG
The Syntrophorhabdaceae bacterium genome window above contains:
- a CDS encoding SprT family zinc-dependent metalloprotease, which encodes MSQDDITYHVVRSAKRRRTLMLKIERDGRVVMHVPHHTTEGEIRKFFEQKHAWVQTKLQERAKDLETLESERRYVTGEKFLYLGQKYPLELREASGRRSGLALSHGVFYLEKNHKKQGRDLFVEWYKERAREIFPERVNYYSRKFKLYPQEVRITGAKTRYGSCTADNKLYFSFRLVMAPYPMIDYVIAHELAHIKVKNHSRRFWNYMEEIMPGYKKYKDWLRVNSASLDI
- a CDS encoding Ivy family c-type lysozyme inhibitor; this encodes MSKKLFLSSVLFPVLILLASGSVFTAPAQKSKTATQQKSGKIVIEYVSFPDVFKQYDVYPWETMNVEDFREAYKEMLGPKRREEWVGSLTGTGDRNRMIHVFSEHILLITGCKPYACDTSQLIVLFSPLSKKCFALSATEGKFEWLGNPDERTKNLLKVLLVEEFREAYKAR
- a CDS encoding c-type cytochrome, producing the protein MKRSLAILIVVGMVITFEATITLAQDTTKSKTGQEEYMSSCASCHPNGGNVGRPAKPVKGSDRLKNFQSLQAWIRKPSSGMPSFPASRMSDEQAQKLYDYILSASKDEWK
- a CDS encoding BON domain-containing protein, with protein sequence MKKAISATLVVGFLLILISACASTTGRTAGEIVDDTTIANTIRAKIVEDKELSILKVSTDVFNGNVTLTGAVPSRDAEDRLIALARGVKGVKSVTSNLTIQNK
- a CDS encoding Spy/CpxP family protein refolding chaperone, whose product is MKKITGKWDGPVTRAIIAMLLAFVLLALPGPLCAASSSSTSMGPAGGSKTDRVEARITELHAKLKITDAQEPLWRNVAETMRDNERTMEDLIRARSEKVAMTAVDDLKSYSAIAEAHADGIRKFIPVFEALYNSMSDDQKKIADMLFRHHHSRMKAKAKTK
- a CDS encoding PA2779 family protein; this encodes MAKKYVTWYLVLSMMILGVAPRVEAAFSPSETLKFTGMACAADIETIRAALENKIVSQRLKDLGFSSEEIASRLSQLDDRQLHDTAKKIDDLRVGKDAGVGVLIAVLIIVLIVVLVLQMSGRRIRVTR
- a CDS encoding Spy/CpxP family protein refolding chaperone, which produces MKKLLVVIAVVVVAIAAIVFSVFAAPADQASPAGMGAWRGGPAGEEGAYHGGPFQHKDMRSRLNLTKDQMDKMRDIRTRYHKETRDMRYELAQKRLEMHKLFTDPKTDDATLLAKQKELSVLRARLSDKMAEMSIEMRRVFTPDQLEKLDSFPLNRHHGWR
- a CDS encoding glycine zipper family protein, whose protein sequence is MKRVVTFCLMLLVCGFSSVVRASDGYNTQKGAVIGALGGALAGQAIGRNTAGTLIGAASGALIGAVAGNAMDQNRTDTRLAQVSRPMNAPPPPSDQPPGEWVEVPGQWVNGQWVPPHRTWVPVNPGGAGAAVAVPQGAFPPAYVIETPPTVVPIPGSYVYYVPDIGVDIFFYHGYWYRPYGGHWYRGAGYNGPWVYVGARAVPPPIIGIPPDYRRVMPPGYRPVPYIELQGNWRRWERERHWDHHR
- a CDS encoding MarR family transcriptional regulator codes for the protein MRLRRASEKLAGDCVTELSSCHFTRLMMLSDVINRYVNIALKDEVNWLKMGVLINLALSDKGIAPSELARNLLRPKQNATTILNNLEKEGLVARNRGKRDRRVVQVFITTDGLKYILESLRKIAPVERELTYCLNEPELTAISVMVKKIRRHMVSLVMGNPDHIKNQIKGVRRPLRHQPVRKRGVSR